One Tachypleus tridentatus isolate NWPU-2018 chromosome 3, ASM421037v1, whole genome shotgun sequence DNA window includes the following coding sequences:
- the LOC143246640 gene encoding uncharacterized protein LOC143246640 isoform X2 gives MTSGCRTISVMIHIVLLLLWTNLDNTTGYPTRYSYLDNHAAPPVSSLPEATSDNVAETLPVKSKEFLLNLFSSGLSDLNRDYEIPDGSEDVYDSKKYDQWWRLHPEEASKLATYSDLFEDDVIDQKPYKSVSDEDTLFQNIVESAIAKRGNRPSLSIVSPLDVLSQRLRFEMARHWMKQSQKQIKENAELLRHLGKRDTSRLASNFRQPQQHHEALLGVLSDV, from the exons ATGACTTCTGGTTGCCGAACTATTTCCGTTATGATACACATTGTTCTGCTGCTGCTCTGGACCAATCTGGACAATACAACAGGCTATCCTACGAGATACAGTTACCTGGACAACCACGCAGCTCCTCCAGTATCTTCTCTTCCCGAAGCCACTTCTGATAACGTGGCAGAGACACTTCCTGTAAAGTCCAAAGAGTTTCTTCTCAACTTGTTCTCTTCAGGATTATCAGACCTTAATCGGGATTATGAAATTCCCGATGGATCTGAAGATGTTTATGATTCTAAGAAATATGACCAGTGGTGGCGTTTACATCCCGAAGAGGCATCCAAACTTGCCACTTACAGTGACCTCTTTGAAGATGATGTGATTGACCAAAAGCCCTACAAATCGGTAAGTGACGAAGACACGCTATTCCAGAATATAGTTGAATCAGCCATTGCAAAACGTGGAAATCGCCCGTCTCTCTCGATTGTTAGCCCCCTGGACGTTCTCAGCCAACGGCTTCGCTTCGAAATGGCTCGCCATTGGATGAAACAGAgccagaaacaaataaaagagaaTGCTGAACTGCTGAGACATCTCGGGAAAAGGGACACAAGTCGGCTGGCTTCCAACTTCCGTCAACCTCAACAACACCACGAG GCACTTCTAGGAGTCCTATCTGATGTCTGA
- the LOC143246640 gene encoding uncharacterized protein LOC143246640 isoform X1, producing the protein MRTNMPRGSSSRLVKVVTMTSGCRTISVMIHIVLLLLWTNLDNTTGYPTRYSYLDNHAAPPVSSLPEATSDNVAETLPVKSKEFLLNLFSSGLSDLNRDYEIPDGSEDVYDSKKYDQWWRLHPEEASKLATYSDLFEDDVIDQKPYKSVSDEDTLFQNIVESAIAKRGNRPSLSIVSPLDVLSQRLRFEMARHWMKQSQKQIKENAELLRHLGKRDTSRLASNFRQPQQHHEALLGVLSDV; encoded by the exons GTCGTAACGATGACTTCTGGTTGCCGAACTATTTCCGTTATGATACACATTGTTCTGCTGCTGCTCTGGACCAATCTGGACAATACAACAGGCTATCCTACGAGATACAGTTACCTGGACAACCACGCAGCTCCTCCAGTATCTTCTCTTCCCGAAGCCACTTCTGATAACGTGGCAGAGACACTTCCTGTAAAGTCCAAAGAGTTTCTTCTCAACTTGTTCTCTTCAGGATTATCAGACCTTAATCGGGATTATGAAATTCCCGATGGATCTGAAGATGTTTATGATTCTAAGAAATATGACCAGTGGTGGCGTTTACATCCCGAAGAGGCATCCAAACTTGCCACTTACAGTGACCTCTTTGAAGATGATGTGATTGACCAAAAGCCCTACAAATCGGTAAGTGACGAAGACACGCTATTCCAGAATATAGTTGAATCAGCCATTGCAAAACGTGGAAATCGCCCGTCTCTCTCGATTGTTAGCCCCCTGGACGTTCTCAGCCAACGGCTTCGCTTCGAAATGGCTCGCCATTGGATGAAACAGAgccagaaacaaataaaagagaaTGCTGAACTGCTGAGACATCTCGGGAAAAGGGACACAAGTCGGCTGGCTTCCAACTTCCGTCAACCTCAACAACACCACGAG GCACTTCTAGGAGTCCTATCTGATGTCTGA
- the LOC143246640 gene encoding uncharacterized protein LOC143246640 isoform X3 produces MRTNMPRGSSSRLVKVVTMTSGCRTISVMIHIVLLLLWTNLDNTTGYPTRYSYLDNHAAPPVSSLPEATSDNVAETLPVKSKEFLLNLFSSGLSDLNRDYEIPDGSEDVYDSKKYDQWWRLHPEEASKLATYSDLFEDDVIDQKPYKSALLGVLSDV; encoded by the exons GTCGTAACGATGACTTCTGGTTGCCGAACTATTTCCGTTATGATACACATTGTTCTGCTGCTGCTCTGGACCAATCTGGACAATACAACAGGCTATCCTACGAGATACAGTTACCTGGACAACCACGCAGCTCCTCCAGTATCTTCTCTTCCCGAAGCCACTTCTGATAACGTGGCAGAGACACTTCCTGTAAAGTCCAAAGAGTTTCTTCTCAACTTGTTCTCTTCAGGATTATCAGACCTTAATCGGGATTATGAAATTCCCGATGGATCTGAAGATGTTTATGATTCTAAGAAATATGACCAGTGGTGGCGTTTACATCCCGAAGAGGCATCCAAACTTGCCACTTACAGTGACCTCTTTGAAGATGATGTGATTGACCAAAAGCCCTACAAATCG GCACTTCTAGGAGTCCTATCTGATGTCTGA